The window TGGCAGCGGCCGGGGCAGACGGAATACGGAGGAAGATCGACCCCGGCGACCCCGTCAACGAGGACATCTACAAACTCGACCCAGAACGCAGAAAACAACTGGGCATAAGGGAGCTGCCCGGCTCCCTCCGCGAAGCCGTTGAAGAACTTCTCAGCGACCGAGAATTTCTCAAGCCCGTCTTCAGCGACGACTTGATCGACACAATTACCGAACTGCAGTTAAAGGCCTTCATCGACGTCACAACGAAGCCTCATCCCTACGAATTCTACCTGTACTTCGACGTGTGATCGCCTTGGTCAAGGCCTATGTTCTGGTTTCGGCGAAGCCGGGAACTTCCGAGGAGATCGTAAACTTTCTCAGAAAAGCATCGGAGGTCAAGGGTGTTGTTTCCGCCGACTCGGTCTTCGGTCGTTACGACGCTATCATAACTCTCGACGTCGAAAATCTTGAAATGCTTTCGCAAGTTCTCTACAAAGTGATCGAGAAGATTCCCAACGTCGTCAGAACGGAAACATGCATCGTAATGTTCAGTGGGAACAAAAAATGACGAAAGTTTTTGCCTACGTTCTC of the Armatimonadota bacterium genome contains:
- a CDS encoding glutamine synthetase, with protein sequence AAAGADGIRRKIDPGDPVNEDIYKLDPERRKQLGIRELPGSLREAVEELLSDREFLKPVFSDDLIDTITELQLKAFIDVTTKPHPYEFYLYFDV
- a CDS encoding Lrp/AsnC ligand binding domain-containing protein, translating into MIALVKAYVLVSAKPGTSEEIVNFLRKASEVKGVVSADSVFGRYDAIITLDVENLEMLSQVLYKVIEKIPNVVRTETCIVMFSGNKK